CTTGAGGACTTGCAGTTTTCATTTAGCCATGGCAGTTCTATAATGAGACGCATTATCCCAGGTGCATTCCTTCTAACTTCCATTGAGGAAGTGAATCGTATAGCAACAGGACAGATTCCGCATGACTGACAACAATACCGCATTAAAGAAGGCTGGCCTGAAAGTCACGCTTCCTCGGTTAAAAATCCTGGAAGTACTTCAGGAACCGGATAACCATCATGTCAGTGCGGAAGATTTATATAAACGACTGATCGACATGGGCGAAGAGATCGGGCTGGCGACAGTATACCGTGTACTGAACCAGTTTGATGACGCCGGCATTGTGACCCGTCATAACTTCGAAGGCGGGAAATCCGTTTTTGAACTGACTCAGCAGCATCACCACGATCACCTGATTTGCCTCGACTGCGGCAAAGTGATCGAATTCAGTGATGATTCCATCGAAGCGCGCCAGCGCGAAATCGCCGCGAAACACGGTATTCGTCTGACGAACCATAGTCTTTACCTGTACGGTCACTGCGCCGAGGGTGACTGCCGCGAAGATGAACACGCGCACGACGCGAAATAATCCCTTTTCATACTCAAGCCAGCCTTCGGGTTGGCTTTTTTTTTGCCCTTCAAAAACAAAAATGCCCGGCAGGTTTGCGCTGCCGGGCAGGTTACTTCAGCAATAATTACGCTTTCACGCTATCCACACGGCTGAAACGTTTACCGTCCGGGCTGGCGGTACGGATCTGCACTTCCCCGCTCACCTGAGGACGCGCTTTATTATCGTAGCGCAGCCAGTTTTTACCGCCGTCCGTAGAATATTCCACGACCATTCCCGGGAAGCTGGTATTGGCTTCCAGCTTGCCGCCAACCACGCGCGCGCCCGGTACAGGCAGACGGTAGTTGATGCCTGCTTTGTCCAGTTTTGCCAGTTCACGATGGCCTAACAGATTTGCAAAGCGGCTCCAGTCTTTATCCAGCGCTTTTACATCGACCAGATGAGTTTCACCGCCTTTGTACTCGCGCCCGGCCTGATAATCCTGTTCCCAACCGGCGCGGTGCCAGGCACGCTCTGCGACCGCAATCATGCGTGGATAAATCATGTATTCCATCTGGTTGTCGGTACGCACCACTTCACTCCACAGCTGAGCAGAAAGACCATAGGCTCCAGGCCACGGTTTATCCGATTTCGCGCTGAATGGATTGCCGTCACGATCCAGTGAAGTTTCAGCATTTTGCGGCATGTTATCCGGCGCAAAGCTGAAGATCTTGCGCTCATCGCTAAAGCGCGTGCCCCAGTAGTAGCCGCTTTCCGCCGGATGGACTTCGTTCGGGAAGTCGAGGTAAACATAGTCCGGGTTCGAGACAATGACGCGGAACCCTTTGTTCGCCCAGTCATTTACTGAATCGAAACCGCCCCAATAGAGCGTATCCCAGAAGTTAACATTGACGTGATCGGTGGCAAACTCAGCGGCATTTTTGGCATCTTTCAGGCCATCCTGCCACGCCTGCATGGTACCGATACCGTGCGCTTTCACCAGCTTGCTGACCTCAATACCAAAGTAGCTGGAAAGATGCTCAACATCTGCAACTTTACCCTCTTTAACCATAGTCTGGCAGACCTGAGATTTTGCCCACGGTTTGTCCTGCTTGCTCTGATCGATGATACCTTTGCCCGCTTCCGGTTTTTTCTGGTCGGTATAACCCGCCCCCAGATAGATGTTTTTCGCTTCGTCACCGCCAAAATGCCAGGTGTTCAGCGGTACACCCGCTTCTTTGTGCATTTGCTGGATTTCGCCAATCACTTTATCGACGAAATTGCGCGACGAATCGAGGCAAGGGTTCAGATAGCCAGTGCGGTTATAGAACTGTACCCCGGTGGTATTAGAGGTGTCCGTCGGATCCAGCAAACGGTACTGATTCGCCTCTTTCTCTTTACCCTCTTTCATCAGGCGCTCATAGCGCGCTTCCATTGAGATCACGGCTGCACGGGCGTGTGCCGGCATATCAATTTCCGGGATCACTTCAATCTGGCGCGCTTTCGCGTACTTCAGTATGTCGATGTAATCGGTTCGGCTGAAGTGGCCGCTGCCATTGTTGTTGCTGTCCGGGCCGGAACCCAATTGCGGCAGCAGGCAGGTTTTCTCGCTCAGATCGTGGCAACGTTTACTGCCGATGTCGGTCAACTCAGGCAGACCAGGGATCTCAATGCGCCAGCCTTCGTCATCGGTAAGGTGAAAGTGGAATTTGTTCAGCTTATACGCTGACATCTGATCCAGCAGGCGTAGTACGGCATCTTTGCTATGGAAGTTACGTCCCACATCAAGCTGAATACCGCGATAATCAAAACGCGGTGCGTCTTTTGCTTCAAGCCGTGCGATTTTCTGCTCGCCACTGGAAGGGATCAGCGACAGCAAAGATTGCAGGCCGTAGAACACGCCAGCCTGATCAAAGCCGGTGATTACCGCCTCATTTGCCCCAATGTGCAACTGATAGGCACCAGATATGGCTTCATCACCCGCAAAAGCCTTCACTGCGATCTCTGTACGGATGGGATAACTGCCCTCTTTGACGCCCAGCAGCGCGAAGCGCGACTTCACCGCTTCCTGCGCATCCGCGCCTAGCGCAGAGAGATCGAGCTTCACGCCTTTGCTCAGATCCACATCCTGACCGGAGATTTTTACCTCCTGCGGCGTGGGTATAATCTGGCCGCGCAACGTGGCGAGGTTCAGCGCTTTGACGTCGCTATTTTTCTCAAAGCGCGCTTCAGCGGTCATCAGGATGTTTTTATCATCCGGCGTACGTTTCCATTGGCCGTCGAGCGGCGTAATAAACTGGAACAGATCTTCGGTATCGGTATTGGCGATCACTTTTGCCGTCGCACCTTCGGCCGTCACATACCAGCGAGGCAGCACATCGGTAACAAACAACTGCCAGTACTCGTTAACAACAGGAATTTCCACTGCCTGCTTCGCCGGAAAGCCGGTAAATTTGTCCGTTGGCTCCAGTTTGTGCAGATCGCCCATGATATGGCTAACCTTAAACTGGTCATTTGCCACTTCCAGTATCGGACGGATGCTGTGGAAGTAAATCGCCCAATCCTTGTCGGTTATAGCCTCACCCTTGTTGGTCAGCGTGATCACCGCCTTATTGCAGGAAGCCCAGTCAGCACCCAGCTTCGCACAATCAATGCCGTTCTGTGCGGCAAAGTTATCCTTCACCGCGTAGTTAAGATGAAACTGGCTGATGGCGTCGACAGTATTCTGGTTTGCCAGCGCAGGGCTGCTTAATACCCCAAAGATTGCGCTGGCTAAGATGCTTAAACGTACTGTTTTCATTACTTATTCCTTGTATTTCAGCCGGGCATAACCCGGCAAACGCATCAGAAGATGGTGAATGGTGCGATAACCATAAATTTCACGTCGCGCTCATCCTGGAAGATGTTGCCATAGCCGCCGCCGTAGCTCGGAATGTCAGAATGGTTGTCGTATTGGGTAAAGTGCAGCTTGAACATCGTGCCTTTGGCGCGACCATCCTGAACGGTATAGATCGCATCAAGGCTGTAAGCGGATTCTTTCAGGCGGTAGTTTGGATCGTAATACGCATCCGGTGTTGCCATATCAGCCGGCTTCGCGTCCCACGCATAGGCGTAAGAGGCGCCGACCGTAAAGCCAGGCAGGTTCCAGTTCTTCAGGTCATACATCGCGCCGAAGAAGAGAGCTTTTTCACCATTGGCATTAAAGTCAGAGCGGTTATCCCACCAGATATCGAGACGTCCGTTGGATGACGCATAGGTTGGCGTCATACGTTGCAGGAAGTATCCTTGCTGACCGTCAGCTTTGACCCAGGTGCCTTCAAGACGCAAATCAACCTGACCAATTTTGTAGCCAAAGGTCAACGCTTGCAGCCATGCAGTGCCGTCGTAAATATCGTTCACGCCGCCATTGCTGACTTTGTCGCGGGCGCCGTAGAACTGGTAGCTGGTGCTGAGCGGGCTGCCTGCCACGTCAAATTTGTAGCTGGCTTTAGCGAAGTATTGATCGACGTAGCCTTCCGCCTGGCCAAATGCGGCCTCCAGCACCAGATCGTTTTTGAAGTCATATTTCGCGCCGAGCGAGTGCAGATAATCGACTTTGGTTTTTCTGTCGTTCTGATAAAACTTATCCATCTCGATATGCCACGGCGCCTTGTATTCATTGGTCCACATATACGAGAAGCTCAGCGCACCTGCATCGCCGTAATCAAAATTCGCCCCGGCTTCCGCCCCCTGGTAGGTGCCCGGCATAAAGCTCCAGTGCGGCGCTAACAGCGTTTGGCCGGTTGGCTGAATGTAACCCGCGCGCGCCCAGACCGGGCCATATTTAAATTTCGCGGCGGCTTTATACAGGCTGATTCCGCTTTTATCTCCTGACCAGTCTTCTTTGTAGGCTTTGTTACTGGAGGAGAAAGCAATTTCGTTCGGATGCGCGCTGTCGCCGTTTTCTGCCATTTCAATCGCGGTAAAAGCCGCAATATCCAGACCGAACATGTCCGCGACATAGCCAGACTGGAAATCCAGATTG
Above is a genomic segment from Kosakonia radicincitans DSM 16656 containing:
- the chiP gene encoding chitoporin ChiP; its protein translation is MRMFSGKRSALALAITSVTAISGWVVSPQAHAAGFIDDSTLTGGIYYWQRERDRKDVLENKYKTNLSHSTWNANLDFQSGYVADMFGLDIAAFTAIEMAENGDSAHPNEIAFSSSNKAYKEDWSGDKSGISLYKAAAKFKYGPVWARAGYIQPTGQTLLAPHWSFMPGTYQGAEAGANFDYGDAGALSFSYMWTNEYKAPWHIEMDKFYQNDRKTKVDYLHSLGAKYDFKNDLVLEAAFGQAEGYVDQYFAKASYKFDVAGSPLSTSYQFYGARDKVSNGGVNDIYDGTAWLQALTFGYKIGQVDLRLEGTWVKADGQQGYFLQRMTPTYASSNGRLDIWWDNRSDFNANGEKALFFGAMYDLKNWNLPGFTVGASYAYAWDAKPADMATPDAYYDPNYRLKESAYSLDAIYTVQDGRAKGTMFKLHFTQYDNHSDIPSYGGGYGNIFQDERDVKFMVIAPFTIF
- a CDS encoding beta-N-acetylhexosaminidase, with protein sequence MKTVRLSILASAIFGVLSSPALANQNTVDAISQFHLNYAVKDNFAAQNGIDCAKLGADWASCNKAVITLTNKGEAITDKDWAIYFHSIRPILEVANDQFKVSHIMGDLHKLEPTDKFTGFPAKQAVEIPVVNEYWQLFVTDVLPRWYVTAEGATAKVIANTDTEDLFQFITPLDGQWKRTPDDKNILMTAEARFEKNSDVKALNLATLRGQIIPTPQEVKISGQDVDLSKGVKLDLSALGADAQEAVKSRFALLGVKEGSYPIRTEIAVKAFAGDEAISGAYQLHIGANEAVITGFDQAGVFYGLQSLLSLIPSSGEQKIARLEAKDAPRFDYRGIQLDVGRNFHSKDAVLRLLDQMSAYKLNKFHFHLTDDEGWRIEIPGLPELTDIGSKRCHDLSEKTCLLPQLGSGPDSNNNGSGHFSRTDYIDILKYAKARQIEVIPEIDMPAHARAAVISMEARYERLMKEGKEKEANQYRLLDPTDTSNTTGVQFYNRTGYLNPCLDSSRNFVDKVIGEIQQMHKEAGVPLNTWHFGGDEAKNIYLGAGYTDQKKPEAGKGIIDQSKQDKPWAKSQVCQTMVKEGKVADVEHLSSYFGIEVSKLVKAHGIGTMQAWQDGLKDAKNAAEFATDHVNVNFWDTLYWGGFDSVNDWANKGFRVIVSNPDYVYLDFPNEVHPAESGYYWGTRFSDERKIFSFAPDNMPQNAETSLDRDGNPFSAKSDKPWPGAYGLSAQLWSEVVRTDNQMEYMIYPRMIAVAERAWHRAGWEQDYQAGREYKGGETHLVDVKALDKDWSRFANLLGHRELAKLDKAGINYRLPVPGARVVGGKLEANTSFPGMVVEYSTDGGKNWLRYDNKARPQVSGEVQIRTASPDGKRFSRVDSVKA
- the fur gene encoding ferric iron uptake transcriptional regulator codes for the protein MTDNNTALKKAGLKVTLPRLKILEVLQEPDNHHVSAEDLYKRLIDMGEEIGLATVYRVLNQFDDAGIVTRHNFEGGKSVFELTQQHHHDHLICLDCGKVIEFSDDSIEARQREIAAKHGIRLTNHSLYLYGHCAEGDCREDEHAHDAK